A genomic window from Rhizobium sp. 007 includes:
- a CDS encoding efflux RND transporter periplasmic adaptor subunit, translating to MAFWKQFVLSLIVIAAGFAGWIFLVPGAADVLRNAGVPENIVAKMAPPVEPGGGASGQGEGAQGGGGRNGGGRNSAVLVVTQAVVQGVVNDRLNAIGTGDAIRSVAVTPQAMGTIREILIKSGDKVKQGQVLAKLDSEEQVIAKGQAEVALKSAIEKSNLYHNIKSSVARMDVFDAEIAEQGARLQLQAAELNLTRRNIVAPIDGIVGIVPVNIGDNVTTSTPIVTLDDRSEILVDYWVPERFANTVSVGQPVEVTSVARPGQVFTGEVQAVDNRIDAASRTLRIRAKIDNRADELRAGMSFNVSMKFAGDKYPAVDPVSVQWDSQGSFVWQVVDGKSHKVRVSIVQRNPDFVLVKAGIKDGDAIVTQGLQRVREGGPVRTGNELASNNGVATQ from the coding sequence ATGGCTTTTTGGAAGCAGTTTGTTCTTTCTCTTATCGTTATTGCGGCCGGCTTTGCCGGATGGATTTTTCTTGTGCCGGGTGCGGCTGATGTTTTGAGAAATGCCGGCGTCCCGGAAAACATTGTCGCCAAGATGGCTCCTCCCGTGGAGCCCGGTGGCGGTGCGTCGGGGCAAGGCGAGGGCGCCCAGGGCGGCGGAGGACGCAATGGCGGCGGGCGCAACAGCGCCGTTCTAGTCGTGACACAGGCCGTCGTGCAGGGCGTGGTCAACGACCGGCTGAACGCGATCGGCACAGGCGACGCGATCCGCTCGGTGGCGGTGACGCCGCAGGCAATGGGCACGATCCGTGAAATCCTCATCAAGTCCGGCGACAAGGTCAAGCAGGGTCAGGTGCTTGCCAAGCTCGACAGCGAGGAGCAGGTGATCGCCAAGGGGCAGGCCGAAGTGGCGCTGAAGAGCGCGATCGAGAAATCCAATCTCTATCACAACATTAAATCCAGCGTTGCGCGCATGGACGTATTCGATGCCGAGATTGCCGAGCAGGGCGCGCGGCTGCAGCTGCAGGCCGCCGAGCTCAATCTCACCCGGCGCAATATCGTGGCGCCCATCGACGGTATCGTCGGCATCGTCCCAGTCAACATCGGCGACAACGTGACCACCAGCACGCCGATCGTGACGCTCGACGACCGCTCGGAAATCCTGGTCGACTACTGGGTGCCGGAGCGCTTCGCCAATACGGTTTCCGTCGGCCAGCCGGTTGAGGTAACGTCGGTCGCGCGGCCGGGACAGGTGTTCACCGGAGAGGTCCAGGCAGTCGACAACCGCATCGACGCGGCCAGCCGGACGCTGCGCATCCGCGCCAAGATCGACAACCGCGCCGACGAGCTTCGCGCCGGCATGTCCTTCAATGTCAGCATGAAGTTCGCAGGCGACAAATATCCTGCGGTCGATCCGGTTTCCGTTCAGTGGGATTCGCAGGGCTCGTTCGTCTGGCAGGTGGTCGACGGCAAGTCGCACAAGGTGCGCGTCAGCATCGTGCAACGCAATCCGGATTTCGTGCTCGTGAAGGCCGGCATCAAGGATGGGGACGCCATCGTGACGCAGGGTCTGCAGCGCGTCCGCGAGGGCGGGCCAGTGCGGACCGGCAATGAACTGGCCTCGAACAACGGGGTCGCGACACAATGA
- a CDS encoding DUF488 family protein — protein MAISIVQLGSPRSKDEGLRIGTVRRPPRGVPKGEFASRDYYDVWLPMLSPSQELVAEAKAAQTEAQWKAFSRAYRKEMAAPDTSRVLDTLAALSHTANFAVGCYCENESRCHRSLLRGLLAERGAQLTAKASA, from the coding sequence ATGGCAATCAGCATCGTGCAACTGGGCTCGCCACGGAGCAAGGACGAGGGCTTGCGCATCGGCACCGTGCGCCGCCCGCCGCGCGGCGTGCCGAAGGGGGAGTTTGCGAGCCGCGACTATTACGACGTCTGGCTGCCGATGCTGTCGCCGAGCCAGGAGCTGGTGGCCGAGGCGAAGGCAGCGCAGACCGAAGCCCAGTGGAAGGCCTTTTCCCGCGCCTATCGCAAGGAAATGGCCGCACCCGACACCAGTCGGGTCCTCGACACGCTGGCCGCACTCTCGCACACCGCCAACTTCGCCGTCGGCTGCTACTGCGAAAACGAAAGCCGCTGCCACCGCAGCCTGCTGCGCGGGCTTCTTGCGGAGCGTGGCGCGCAGCTCACGGCGAAGGCCAGCGCCTAG
- the pncA gene encoding bifunctional nicotinamidase/pyrazinamidase encodes MKALLLVDIQNGFCPGGNLPVPDGDQVVPVANKLIDSGKYDLIVASQDWHPPGHGSFASSHPGKKPFEMGELSGKPQMMWPDHCVKNTLDAELHPALKSEEIDLIQQKGENPLVDSYSAFRDNDQDASTGLSDFLEDQGVTELDVCGLATDYCVKFSALDALEMMPGIKVRFIEDASRGITPEGVAAAIDEMHARGIEIIDSQKALAG; translated from the coding sequence ATGAAAGCGTTATTGCTGGTCGATATTCAGAATGGTTTTTGCCCAGGCGGCAATCTTCCGGTGCCGGACGGCGATCAGGTGGTGCCGGTCGCAAACAAGCTGATCGACAGCGGCAAATACGATCTGATCGTCGCCTCGCAGGACTGGCATCCACCCGGCCACGGAAGCTTTGCCTCCTCCCATCCGGGCAAGAAGCCTTTCGAAATGGGCGAGCTTTCCGGCAAGCCGCAGATGATGTGGCCGGATCACTGCGTAAAGAACACCCTCGACGCCGAACTGCATCCGGCGCTGAAATCCGAAGAGATCGACCTCATCCAGCAAAAGGGCGAAAATCCGCTGGTGGACAGCTATTCCGCCTTCCGCGACAACGACCAGGATGCCTCGACCGGGCTTTCCGATTTCCTCGAAGACCAGGGCGTGACAGAGCTCGACGTCTGCGGCCTGGCGACAGACTATTGCGTCAAATTCTCGGCGCTCGATGCGCTGGAGATGATGCCCGGGATCAAGGTCCGCTTCATCGAGGATGCAAGCCGCGGCATCACGCCTGAAGGGGTGGCTGCCGCAATCGACGAGATGCACGCACGCGGCATCGAGATCATCGACAGCCAAAAGGCTCTCGCCGGCTGA
- a CDS encoding DUF2164 domain-containing protein: MKPIDFSKDDKAALIARIQHFFDKELDQPVGLLKSELVLDFFAKEIGAAYYKQGLQDAHAAFLKRADDLADDIYGLEQAARD; the protein is encoded by the coding sequence ATGAAGCCGATAGACTTTTCCAAGGACGATAAGGCGGCGCTGATTGCGCGGATCCAGCACTTCTTCGACAAGGAACTGGATCAGCCGGTCGGGCTGCTCAAGTCGGAACTGGTCCTCGACTTCTTCGCCAAGGAGATCGGCGCCGCCTATTACAAGCAGGGCCTGCAGGATGCACATGCGGCGTTTCTGAAGCGTGCCGACGACCTTGCAGACGATATCTACGGGCTGGAGCAGGCGGCGCGGGACTGA
- a CDS encoding AzlC family ABC transporter permease gives MSRGDFVEGLRGGFTVAVASAPFAALFGALAVDNGMSLGELTLMSATVYAGASQMVGIELFGNNVQAWLIVASILAVNFRHVLYSAAIARYVRHFTPLQKFFTFFLLVDPQFAEMVKRGEEGKPVTFIWYLGFGIIIYVPWVLVSLLGGLLGSFIGDPKALGLDILLPAYFLGIVLGFRNRDNFLPVALVSAVASAIAYHYVGSPWHVSLGAAAGITLAALLPLPGALKPEPENEPHEV, from the coding sequence ATGAGTCGCGGGGATTTCGTCGAGGGTTTGCGGGGCGGCTTCACAGTCGCCGTGGCGTCCGCGCCTTTCGCAGCGCTATTCGGCGCGCTTGCCGTTGATAACGGCATGTCGCTCGGCGAGCTGACGCTGATGAGCGCCACCGTGTATGCGGGTGCCAGCCAGATGGTCGGCATCGAGCTTTTCGGGAACAACGTCCAGGCCTGGCTCATCGTCGCCTCCATTCTCGCAGTCAATTTCCGCCATGTTCTCTACTCGGCGGCGATCGCGCGCTACGTCCGCCATTTCACGCCGCTGCAGAAGTTCTTCACCTTCTTCCTGCTCGTCGACCCGCAATTCGCCGAGATGGTGAAGCGCGGCGAGGAGGGCAAGCCGGTCACCTTCATCTGGTATCTCGGCTTCGGCATCATCATCTACGTGCCCTGGGTGCTGGTCAGCCTTCTCGGCGGGCTGCTCGGCAGCTTCATCGGCGACCCGAAGGCGCTCGGCCTTGATATCCTGCTGCCCGCCTATTTCCTTGGTATCGTGCTCGGCTTCCGCAACCGCGACAACTTCCTGCCGGTCGCCCTCGTCAGTGCCGTCGCCTCTGCGATCGCCTACCATTATGTTGGCTCACCCTGGCATGTCAGCCTGGGTGCTGCGGCCGGCATCACCTTGGCTGCACTGCTGCCATTGCCTGGCGCGCTCAAGCCCGAACCCGAAAACGAACCGCACGAGGTCTGA
- a CDS encoding AzlD family protein, producing the protein MEFDLQMVLVILASAVATYATRIGGYVLITTMKRIPPRMEAALNAVPAAVLTTIVAPAFFDGGWDSKLALVVALIVGLRVSHTWMLVAAWLVVMAWRRTIGF; encoded by the coding sequence ATGGAATTCGATCTCCAGATGGTCCTTGTGATCCTCGCATCGGCTGTTGCGACCTATGCAACGCGCATTGGCGGCTATGTGCTCATCACCACGATGAAACGCATCCCGCCGCGCATGGAGGCAGCCCTCAACGCCGTCCCTGCCGCCGTGCTGACGACCATCGTCGCACCGGCCTTCTTCGACGGCGGTTGGGATTCCAAGCTGGCGCTTGTCGTCGCCCTCATCGTCGGTCTCAGGGTGTCGCACACCTGGATGCTCGTCGCGGCCTGGCTTGTCGTCATGGCCTGGCGCCGCACGATCGGATTCTAG
- a CDS encoding aminopeptidase P family protein, with protein MFQSFEVTSTPQFGRDRVGQLRASFEALGIDAFLVPRADEYNGEYVPAGAERLAWLTGFTGSAGIALITHSQAIIFVDGRYVTQLAEQVDSSVFTGGDLVNEPPHVWIPKNGKQGMRLGIDPWLHSGADVRRLEKALAEIGGTLVILPHNPLDRLWTDRPAEPLGAVVIQNVAQAGTLAKDKLATIAADLAKKNAAAVLIADPSSIAWIFNIRGADVPHTPHPLARAIIHADGKAELFLDKRKTSIEPEAYLAQICVQLPPSSLDERLAAVSKDGRRVMIDPDIASYALADIIRKAGGEVVEGADPAKLPRAVKNSVELNGSAAAHLQDGAAMVEFLYWLSQEKPGTVTEIAAAEKLEAVRASVGQNMQNPLKDVSFDTISGAGEHAAIMHYRVTVDTDRTINAGELFLIDSGAQYINGTTDITRTVGIGAVSEEQKRYFTLVLKGMIQISTARFPKGTRGCDLDPLARIALWRAGVDFGHGTGHGVGSYLSVHEGPQRISRLSTQELLPGMILSNEPGYYRPGSFGIRTENLIYVREAEDIDGGDMPMLGFETLTFCPIDRTIVIPELLTHDELHWFNDYHARTREALMPLIHDEDVKAWLENATLPLEY; from the coding sequence ATGTTCCAGTCTTTTGAGGTCACCTCCACGCCACAATTCGGCCGCGATCGGGTCGGGCAACTGCGCGCGAGTTTCGAGGCGCTCGGCATTGACGCCTTTCTCGTGCCGCGTGCCGATGAGTACAACGGCGAATATGTGCCGGCGGGAGCGGAGCGCCTGGCGTGGCTGACCGGCTTCACCGGGTCTGCGGGCATTGCGCTCATCACCCATAGCCAGGCGATCATTTTCGTCGACGGCCGCTACGTCACGCAGCTTGCCGAGCAGGTTGATAGTTCCGTCTTTACCGGCGGCGACCTCGTCAACGAGCCGCCGCATGTCTGGATTCCCAAGAACGGCAAGCAGGGCATGCGTCTCGGCATCGATCCGTGGCTGCATTCGGGCGCCGACGTGCGGCGTCTTGAAAAGGCGCTTGCCGAGATCGGCGGCACGCTGGTGATCCTGCCGCACAATCCGCTCGACAGGCTCTGGACGGATCGGCCGGCCGAACCGCTCGGGGCCGTCGTCATCCAGAATGTCGCCCAGGCCGGCACGCTGGCAAAGGACAAGCTTGCGACGATTGCCGCCGATCTCGCCAAGAAGAATGCGGCAGCCGTGCTGATCGCCGATCCGTCTTCGATTGCGTGGATCTTCAATATCCGCGGTGCCGACGTTCCGCATACGCCGCATCCGCTTGCCCGTGCCATCATCCATGCAGACGGCAAGGCCGAGCTGTTCCTTGATAAGCGCAAGACCAGCATCGAGCCGGAGGCCTATCTTGCGCAGATATGCGTGCAACTGCCGCCGTCTTCGCTCGACGAAAGGCTTGCGGCCGTGTCGAAGGATGGCCGCCGGGTTATGATCGATCCGGACATCGCCTCCTATGCGCTTGCCGACATCATCCGCAAGGCAGGCGGCGAAGTGGTGGAGGGTGCCGATCCTGCCAAGCTGCCGCGGGCGGTGAAGAACAGCGTTGAACTCAACGGCTCGGCGGCGGCCCACCTGCAGGACGGCGCGGCGATGGTCGAGTTCCTCTACTGGCTGTCGCAGGAAAAGCCGGGCACGGTGACGGAGATTGCCGCGGCCGAGAAGCTGGAGGCCGTGCGCGCCAGCGTCGGCCAGAACATGCAGAACCCGCTCAAGGATGTTTCCTTCGACACGATTTCCGGCGCCGGCGAGCATGCCGCGATCATGCACTACCGCGTGACGGTCGACACCGACCGGACGATCAATGCTGGCGAGCTTTTCCTGATCGATTCCGGCGCTCAATACATCAACGGCACTACGGACATCACCCGCACCGTCGGCATCGGCGCGGTTTCGGAAGAGCAGAAGCGCTATTTCACACTGGTGCTGAAGGGCATGATCCAGATCAGTACGGCGCGCTTTCCGAAGGGCACGCGGGGCTGCGATCTCGACCCGCTGGCGCGCATCGCGCTCTGGCGGGCGGGCGTCGATTTCGGGCACGGAACTGGCCACGGCGTCGGCTCGTATCTTTCCGTGCACGAGGGGCCGCAGCGCATATCGAGGCTTTCGACGCAGGAACTGCTGCCCGGCATGATCCTTTCCAACGAGCCGGGTTATTACCGGCCGGGCAGCTTCGGTATCCGCACAGAAAACCTGATCTATGTGCGCGAGGCGGAGGACATCGATGGCGGCGACATGCCGATGCTGGGCTTCGAGACGCTGACCTTCTGCCCGATCGACCGCACGATCGTTATTCCCGAACTACTGACGCATGACGAGCTGCACTGGTTCAACGATTATCACGCCCGCACCCGCGAAGCGCTGATGCCGCTAATCCACGACGAGGACGTCAAAGCCTGGCTGGAGAATGCGACGCTGCCGCTGGAATATTGA
- a CDS encoding 50S ribosomal protein L11 methyltransferase yields the protein MSEIRLYVTTAEKKAGQVLDLLTEVFGEEDFAIATTEIDEKKDIWEASVYMMREDEDEVRLRVEEALKAPFPDLRVEREVIPDIDWVAKSLEGLKPVRAGRFLVHGSHDRGKVRPGDIGIEIDAGQAFGTGHHGTTAGCLEVIDSVLRSRPVGNALDLGTGSGVLAIAVRKLKNIPVLATDIDPIATRVAAENVRRNGIASGIVAKTAPGFHSTAFAEHGPFDLIIANILARPLIKMAPKLAEHLAPSGSVILSGILAEQRWKVLSAYNGAKLRHVRTIWRNGWVTIHLDRP from the coding sequence GTGAGTGAAATTCGCCTGTATGTGACGACGGCCGAAAAAAAGGCCGGGCAGGTTCTCGATCTTCTGACCGAAGTTTTCGGTGAAGAGGACTTCGCGATTGCGACGACCGAGATCGATGAGAAGAAGGATATCTGGGAAGCCTCCGTCTATATGATGAGGGAGGACGAGGACGAGGTTCGCCTTCGCGTCGAGGAGGCGCTTAAGGCGCCGTTCCCCGACCTGAGGGTCGAGCGCGAAGTCATTCCCGATATCGATTGGGTGGCGAAATCCCTTGAAGGCCTGAAGCCTGTCCGGGCAGGGCGCTTCCTCGTGCATGGCTCGCATGATCGCGGCAAGGTCCGCCCCGGGGATATCGGTATCGAAATCGATGCGGGGCAGGCTTTCGGCACCGGCCATCATGGCACGACGGCCGGCTGCCTGGAGGTGATCGACAGCGTGTTGCGTTCGCGGCCGGTCGGCAATGCGCTGGACCTCGGCACGGGCAGCGGCGTCCTGGCGATTGCGGTGCGCAAGCTCAAGAATATCCCAGTTCTCGCAACCGACATCGACCCGATCGCCACGCGTGTCGCGGCCGAAAACGTGCGGCGGAACGGCATTGCCTCGGGGATCGTTGCGAAGACTGCGCCAGGCTTTCATTCGACGGCCTTTGCGGAACACGGGCCGTTCGACCTTATCATCGCCAATATTCTGGCGCGGCCGCTGATCAAGATGGCGCCGAAGCTGGCCGAGCACCTGGCGCCTTCCGGTTCGGTGATCCTGTCAGGCATCCTCGCAGAACAGCGCTGGAAGGTGCTTTCGGCCTATAATGGCGCGAAGCTCCGCCACGTCCGCACCATCTGGCGAAACGGCTGGGTGACGATCCATCTCGACCGTCCGTAA